The window TCCCGCACCCTGAGCCATTGCTCTTTGGGAATGCTCATGAAAACACGGACAATCTCAGGATCGAATTGGATCCCCGCCGAGCGTATAATTTCCGCACGGGCCGCCTCAAAGGGGAGCGCCTTTCGATAAGGGCGATCGGAGGTCATTGCGTCGAGCGCATCGACGATCGCAAAGACGCGCGCCCCCAGCGGAATCTCCTCTCCCTTCAGCCCCCTTGGATAACCGGACCCGTCAAAACGCTCTTGATGACTGTAGACGATCTCGGAGGCTTCTCTCAAAAAGTCGATCCTGGAGAGCAGCCGCTTCCCCAATTCCGCGTGGGTCATCATGATCTCCATCTCCTGCTTGGTCAGCTTTCCGGGCCGGAGGAGAATATCATCGGGAATGCCGATCTTGCCGATATCGTGAAGGTAAACCCCTCTCTCCAATACTTCCAGTTCTTGACCGCTCATGCCGAGAGTGCGTCCTAGAAGAAGGGCATAATGCGTCACCCGCCTCGAGTGAGCATGGGTGCCGATATCGCGGGTATCGAGTGCGGAGCCGAGCGCTTCGAGTGTTGCCCGATAACTTGCCTGAATCTTCTTTAAGGCATCGTGCAACTCACGGGTCCGCTCCTCCACCTTTTTTTCAAGGTGAAGTTGATACTCTCTGTTCTCGATAATCAATCTTCGACGCTGAAGCGCCTTCTCGACACTCAGGATCACCTCGTCCAAATTGAAAGGTTTGATGAGATAATTGTCGGCACCCAACCGCATTGCCTCAATGGCGGTTTCCGCCGCATGGACGGCGGTGACCATGATGAACGACAAATCGGCATCGGCCGCTTTGGCCTCTTTCAGCAAGTCAATCCCCGACATGCCGGGCATGAGGATATCCGACAACACCAGATCGAAAGACCTCTCTCTTAATACTGAAAGGGCCTCTTCACCCCCTTCGGCGCGATGACACTCATACGCTTCATTGGAGAGGACCTCGAAGAGGATATCACGGATATTTTCCTCGTCATCTACAATTAAAATTGTTCCCCTTTTTTCCATTATAAAAGCCCAATTATTCACAAATCTGCTACGTATTCTAGAATAAAAAAGCCAACACTGTCAACGACGGAGGGTTCTTGATCGGTAGGGACGAATCAACGAGTCGCCCTCTTAATCAGTACCGAAACATCAAACCTAATCTCCAAAAAAAAAGGGGGAGCGAAAGCTCCCCCTTTTACTACTTTTTTCGGCCGAGGCTTCTCTCATAGAGAAGCACCAACCAGGCCTCTTCATCGGTGATCACGCTTCCGACCATCGGCATCATCGCCGTTCCCGGACTCCCATGTTTGATCACCCAGAAGAGTTCCCCATCCGTACGCATCGCATGGAAGGCGGCGCTTGTGAAATTGCGGGGAGGAGGATCCAGCCCTGCGGCTGCCAACCCTTCCCCTGTCCCTTCCTTACCGTGACAGGTGAAACAGGTTCCTTTTCCCTCAAAGAGCGCTTTTCCTTTCGATATGTTCTCCGGAGTCGGCTTAAAGGGACTCTTCAAACTCTGAGCCTCTTTCAGACGATCCGCAGGAACCCTCGGTTTTGCCAGTTCCTCCTCGGCTGAAAACGCAAAGGAGGCCATCAAAACCAAAGTCAAAAGGATTGGGAAAAACCTTCTAAACACCTCTCATGCATCCGAACTTATGGCTGGTCGTGCAGGCTTCTCTCAAAAAGGATCACCAGCGCCATTTCTTCTTCGCTGATCACGCCGGGGACATAGGAGATCATCCCGGTGCCGGGGCTGCCGTTCTTGATCACCCAAGCAAACTCACCATCCGTCTTGCCCTTCAGTTTCGGATTGTGGAAATTGCGGGGGGTGGGATCAAGCGCCGCGCCGGCGGGACCGTCACCGCGTCCTTCATTTCCGTGGCAGGTGAAGCAGGTTCCCTTTCCGTTGAAGATCTCTTTTCCTTTGGCAATATTATCAGGGGTCGCCTTCATCGGGTTCTTCCACGCCTTTGCGGCCGCCATCTGGTCCGCAGGAACACGGGGCGCCAGGGGATCCTTTTCCGCCGCCGAACCGATATTCACGCTAAACGCTGTTGCAACGAGCATTGCCAAACCGATCCGTCCAAACTTCATTTTGTTCCTCCTTGTTTATTTCTAATGAAGCTCTGCTGTCTGGTGTTGCTGATCCGGTATTGCTGGTGCTTGTAGAGATCTCAGAAAGTGAAAAAACACTCGCTCCCGCGCTCTGACTATTAAGAATGCTCAGCTGGAAGAACAAGTGACCTTTTCGGAATAACAAGGCGATACTATATCGATTGACCCCCGGAGTGTCAAGTCTTTTTTGCAAAACTTGACACCTCATTCCTGATTCAGTAAGATCGGCTCACTTAAAACCGGACCCTGCGGATGATCCATTATAGAAATAATATCCTTGCCCTGTTCCTGACCGCTCTCTTACTGGCCTGTTCGCGTCGTCCTCCGGAAGGAATGGTCGCTGTTCCCGCCGGTGATTTCATCCGAGGCACCGATGAAGTCGATGAGGAGCACTTCGCTCAGGAGCAGGGGATCGTCAAACCCTGGTTTGTCGATGAAGGTCCGGCCCATAAAATCTACCTGCCGCTGTATTATATCGACCGGACCGAGGTCACCAATGCGCAATACGCCGACTTTATTCGTTCGACGCGGCGCGCGCCTCCCGGCCATTGGGAAGAGGGACAATACTTGAAAGGGAGTGATCATTATCCGGTGGTGAATGTCCCCTGGCAGGATGCGCAGGACTACTGCCATTGGAAGGAAGGCCGGCTGCCGACCGAAGCGGAATGGGAGAAAGCGGCACGGGGAACCGACGGAAGAAGATATCCCTGGGGGAACGAGTTCGATTTGACGAAGGCGAATATCGGGGGACAGTCTCAAGACCTGACCCCGGTAGGCCACTATCCCGCAGGCCAAAGCACTTACGGCGCAGTGGATATGATCGGGAACGTTTGGGAATGGACGGCCGACTGGTACCACCCCTACCCCGGAAGCAAGTATCAGAGCAAGGAGTATGGAAAGCAGCTCAAGGTGATTCGAGGCAATTCGTGGTCGGCGATCGGGCATTTTCCTCCGGATGTCCAGGAAGAGTTGGTCAAGCATCATTCGACCGTTACCTTTCGCCTCTATGCCCCCCCCGATTCCACCATCAGCGATGTCGGCTTCCGCTGTGTCCGGCCCGGTTAATTCGTTTCAGAGAGAACAGATGCCCCCCGCCGATCGCCTGATATTGGACCGCCCTCATAGGGATCTGATTGTCGAAACGCTTCCTACTCAAGGAAAGTCGGCGACGGCCCTCTTCGAGCGGCTCGGATGGAAGGAACAATCGGTCCTCTTCGAGGGAATGCGAGGAGGGTGGTTCGATGGGCGGTTTTCACTCATGGCCGGAACTCCCTTTGCCAAGTTCGAGAGCAAAGAGGAGACAAGCCGATTCGAACTGCTCGGTGACGGGAAGGGATACGCTCATCATCAGAAGGGAAACCCGCTTGCTCACCTTCAGCGGTGGCTCGATCGATTTCAATCTTCCCTTTTTGAAGGATCGCTTTCCGAAATTCCGTTCCTACAAGGAGGAGCGGCCGGATTTTTCAGCTATGATCTGGTCCGACGATGGGAAAATATCCCCGCCCCTTCCGTCCGAAATCCGGCCATTCCCGATATCCTCCTTCTTTTCTTTAATCTCTTCGTTCTCCTCGATCATACAAGAGAGCGACTCTATCTGGTCTACAATCCCTTTCCTGAAATGGAAATGGGAAAACCGGAGGAATCGGCCTGTCGGGACGGACGGGCGAAGATGGCTCACTTACGATCGGAGTTCCTCTCCTCTCGGCCGTCGCGGGCAATTAAACCGCAAATCCTCACCCCGACCGTCGAAGAAGATTTTTCGGAACGCGAGTATGTTGAAATGGTTCTCCGGGCGAAGGAGTATATCGCAGCCGGGGATATCTTTCAGACCAATCTCTCGCACCGTTTTCGTATCGCTTCCCCCGCTCCCTCTCCTTTTCAGATTTATCGGCGGCTTCGCAAGATCAACCCCTCCCCTTTTGCCGCGTATCTCGATTTGGGCTTGATTCAGATTGCAAGCGGCTCGCCGGAACGGCTCGTTCGGGTAAGCACCTCGGGGGGAAGACGCCTCGTCTCGACGCGACCGATCGCGGGAACCCATCCGCGCGGGGGAGATGAAGCAGAAGACCAGCGGATGATTCAATCCTTGTACAAAAGCGAGAAGGAACGGGCGGAGCATCTGATGCTGGTCGATTTGGAACGGAACGATCTTGGAAAGGTCTGCCGATACGGCTCGATCGAAGTGGACGAGTTGATGTCGCTTGAAAAATACTCGCATGTCTTGCATCTGGTCTCAAATATCCAGGGAGAGCTTCGGCCGGAGATGACCTTGACGGAGGTCGTGCAGGCGCTTTTCCCGGGAGGGACGATCACGGGGGTTCCGAAAGTTCGCTGCATGGAGATTCTCTCCGAGCTGGAGAAACGCGCCAGGGGCATTTACACCGGGGCCGTCGGCTATATCGACTTTACAGGGGAGATGGATCTGAACATCGCCATTCGGACCTGGGTCCGGCAGGGAGAGGAGATGACCTTTCAAGTGGGGGCCGGCATCGTCGCCGACTCCGATCCGGAGAAGGAATACCGAGAGACCCTTCAGAAGGCGGCCGCTTTGATAAAGGCGCTGGAACCATGAAACACGTGAGGCGCCAGGCCCTTACGCCCCACCCCTCACCTTTCACGGCCGATTAGATGTGGATCTACCTCCAAGATCGATTTGTCCCGAAAGAAGAGGCAAAGATCTCCGTCTTCGATCATGGTTTTCTTTATGGAGACGGTCTCTTTGAGACCCTTCGCGCTTACGATGGGGTTGTTTTCCGTCTCTCGCGGCACCTGGAACGATTGGCCCGGTCGGCCCGGCGATTGGAACTTCCCCTTCCTCCCCTTCCTCGGCTTGAGGCCATTCTCTACGACACGCTGAAGCGAAACGCCCTACGGGATGCAATTCTCCGTCTCACCTTTACCCGTGGAGAGGGGGAGATCGGCCTCGATCCGGCGCTGTGCGATAAACCGACGCTGGTCGTCACGGCCCGGCCCTTTACCGGCTATCCTCCGGAATATTATCGCGATGGGATTTCCGCCGTCATCGTTCAGGTCCGGCGGAACGCGACGACGGCGCTCGATCCGGCCCTGAAATCGATCAGCTTCCTGAACAACGTCATGGCAAAATCGGAGGCGACGAAAGCGGGAAGCGACGACGGGCTTCTTCTGAATCCGGAAGGATATCTCTCCGAAGGGACGACGAGCAATCTCTTCTGGGTGCGGCGGGGAAAACTGGAAACCCCTTCACCGGCCGTGGGGCTTTTGGAGG of the Candidatus Manganitrophus noduliformans genome contains:
- a CDS encoding c-type cytochrome, with the translated sequence MKSPFKPTPENISKGKALFEGKGTCFTCHGKEGTGEGLAAAGLDPPPRNFTSAAFHAMRTDGELFWVIKHGSPGTAMMPMVGSVITDEEAWLVLLYERSLGRKK
- a CDS encoding aminotransferase class IV → MWIYLQDRFVPKEEAKISVFDHGFLYGDGLFETLRAYDGVVFRLSRHLERLARSARRLELPLPPLPRLEAILYDTLKRNALRDAILRLTFTRGEGEIGLDPALCDKPTLVVTARPFTGYPPEYYRDGISAVIVQVRRNATTALDPALKSISFLNNVMAKSEATKAGSDDGLLLNPEGYLSEGTTSNLFWVRRGKLETPSPAVGLLEGITREVVIDLARKKRLPTEEGFFKPDALFEAEEAFLTNSGFELMPVTRINGNPIGSGKPGPITRRLHQAFKEVIRER
- a CDS encoding anthranilate synthase component I family protein; translation: MPPADRLILDRPHRDLIVETLPTQGKSATALFERLGWKEQSVLFEGMRGGWFDGRFSLMAGTPFAKFESKEETSRFELLGDGKGYAHHQKGNPLAHLQRWLDRFQSSLFEGSLSEIPFLQGGAAGFFSYDLVRRWENIPAPSVRNPAIPDILLLFFNLFVLLDHTRERLYLVYNPFPEMEMGKPEESACRDGRAKMAHLRSEFLSSRPSRAIKPQILTPTVEEDFSEREYVEMVLRAKEYIAAGDIFQTNLSHRFRIASPAPSPFQIYRRLRKINPSPFAAYLDLGLIQIASGSPERLVRVSTSGGRRLVSTRPIAGTHPRGGDEAEDQRMIQSLYKSEKERAEHLMLVDLERNDLGKVCRYGSIEVDELMSLEKYSHVLHLVSNIQGELRPEMTLTEVVQALFPGGTITGVPKVRCMEILSELEKRARGIYTGAVGYIDFTGEMDLNIAIRTWVRQGEEMTFQVGAGIVADSDPEKEYRETLQKAAALIKALEP
- a CDS encoding formylglycine-generating enzyme family protein, which encodes MVAVPAGDFIRGTDEVDEEHFAQEQGIVKPWFVDEGPAHKIYLPLYYIDRTEVTNAQYADFIRSTRRAPPGHWEEGQYLKGSDHYPVVNVPWQDAQDYCHWKEGRLPTEAEWEKAARGTDGRRYPWGNEFDLTKANIGGQSQDLTPVGHYPAGQSTYGAVDMIGNVWEWTADWYHPYPGSKYQSKEYGKQLKVIRGNSWSAIGHFPPDVQEELVKHHSTVTFRLYAPPDSTISDVGFRCVRPG
- a CDS encoding c-type cytochrome, with the protein product MLVATAFSVNIGSAAEKDPLAPRVPADQMAAAKAWKNPMKATPDNIAKGKEIFNGKGTCFTCHGNEGRGDGPAGAALDPTPRNFHNPKLKGKTDGEFAWVIKNGSPGTGMISYVPGVISEEEMALVILFERSLHDQP
- a CDS encoding HD-GYP domain-containing protein, with amino-acid sequence MEKRGTILIVDDEENIRDILFEVLSNEAYECHRAEGGEEALSVLRERSFDLVLSDILMPGMSGIDLLKEAKAADADLSFIMVTAVHAAETAIEAMRLGADNYLIKPFNLDEVILSVEKALQRRRLIIENREYQLHLEKKVEERTRELHDALKKIQASYRATLEALGSALDTRDIGTHAHSRRVTHYALLLGRTLGMSGQELEVLERGVYLHDIGKIGIPDDILLRPGKLTKQEMEIMMTHAELGKRLLSRIDFLREASEIVYSHQERFDGSGYPRGLKGEEIPLGARVFAIVDALDAMTSDRPYRKALPFEAARAEIIRSAGIQFDPEIVRVFMSIPKEQWLRVRERPLLYEEEREVA